TAGTCTCCTAGTTGGAGCCATTCTAGTTCAACAGCAAACAAGCAAGTATAACACAATATACATTTAGGATATAAACATTACAGAAAGTTCTTAAGCAATGTAAGGTGTCCAGTAGTGCGGCAATACATATAAATGTGCAACTGATGCAAATCATGCATTTCAAAGCGTttctgaagaatttgggggGTTTATATATATTTCGCGGACCCTCTAAGATATGCCCCCGCTACCCCATGCCCTCCCAACCTTCCAAGGCAAACATCCTAGCTCTACCAGTGTAACCAACATTAACGCTGTCTGCGTATAAAAGGTTTAACTGTGCCAATTTGCTGACTGACTAAATGTGTGCGACCAGTGTTATACGCTCTCTCAATGACCCCTCTAAATGTTAATGAGTATTTAATACTgccttgtgtaaaaaaaaaaaaaaaagcttgcatGACATTGTCTTGGCAAAGTTGATTGGTTGATTCAGGTCTCCGGACTTAATAAATAATTCTATGTATATGTCTTAGTGAGGAGAAACAGTTtggagaatgaatgaatgaatgttgatgttaagaCAATACGTAATATAGCCTACTGTGTAAGTTATAGGGAGGAACAACATATTTAACAATCTCTAAAATTAGACAGTGAGATCATTGAAGATGTTGAGACAGTTTGTTGACTCACCTGACCTgatgtcttgtgtgtgttttacctGTGCAGGTTTTGGGGCTGCTCCACTGGGCGCTGATTGCCAGCTCGCCTTACATGTGGGCGCCGGCCAATGGCTGGGTGCTGTTTGTGGCTGTCACTTTTTGGCTTCTCACCAGCATCCTGTTCCTTATGATCCTCTTTGGTGCCCAGAGGAGACTCGCCGCTGTGCCTTGGCCACTCGTGGTACGTAGGGGCAATGGGAGGTGGAAAATAATCTGTAATAGCATGAAATGATCTCATGAATCATACAgtacatggcaaaaaaaaaaaaaaaaatgggtagaGTCAAACAGTTTGTCATCGTGTAGGTGGATTCACATAGCAGCATTATTGAAGATTTCCAtagaagagaagagagagaagagaaaaataatGTGGGAGATACCTGCCATAAATATGCCAATAAATCTGTGTTACTTGAGAgtaatgaacaaaaataaatattgaatgtggaaatatgtacatgtattttttttaatgtcactaaATATTAAGTTAAGAGGTGATGGCGTTACACTCGGGCTATTGCGACATTGTTGCAATATGTGTCTGCGATGTTTTCCTTTGCTAGGTGATGGTGTACCATGGAGTAGCCACAATCCTCTATCTGACCGCCTTCCTGGCCAATGCCACATCTGTTCAGCCCTTCTACCACAGCTACTTTTTTGGACatatggctgctgctgctgtgagtACACTGTGACACCGGACACCTCACACCCACATACGCAAGGCACctttgtcaaactcaaggcccgggggcaagatacggcccgccacatcattttatgtggcccggacAACAAATcgcgcatcaaattcgtgtgtcattactagaattgcaaattgtcttcacttttaataatatatatgtatttctAATATTTGACCCGTTTTTACTAGTTTGATCTGAAAAcgagttgtcagtttgttttgtagcttttactgtacatatataatatgaggtgctcatacatttatttgggttgacagtcataatggccctccgaaagaagctacgactacaatgcggcccgcgaaaaaaaacgagtttgacaccgctGTAAGGCATTCGGATGAAAACTATTTGGATGCATTATCTAAATTAATTATTCAATTTAGATCGCTGAGGTCAAACAAAAATGTCCACCCGTCATTGTCCATGCCGTCAACAAGCTCATATATTGGTGTCTGGCTGAAACTTTCTAGGTCACAGTTCGGTAAATTTTATATTACAAATCTAtagtgttgaaaatggcttgcACTCTTTGACAATGTAATATTAATGGTTGAACTTTTGGGGAGTTTTACTGAAAAGTGATCATTAATTTTGGAGGCACAAGAAGGCATTACTTCATGCTGGCATTTCCCTGTTACATAAATTAATTTACAAAATAAAGAACCCTGTGGAATCTTGACCAACATGCATTCCTAAAATCTTACATAAGACAATTGCAGGTAATATGAAGTTGAATGGAAATCTAGTTTGTTTTGGTGAAATGGGAATGTAAACACACCTTATTGACTTACTGGTATTTTATTGCTTTACTTACTTGCTCCTCAAATATAGTCAAGGTGTGGAAATCTAAGGTGCGTGCAGTCATGTAGCCTTAAACTAAAGTCCACAATGGTTCTCTTTCTTACACACCCACCCTTGGCCTCTGTATTCTAACAAAAGTGTTATCAGTAGCATGTGTCAAGCTAAAGGCCCATTATAGATAAATCTTACAAGCCGTCACACAATAACATAAAATGGAGCGTGGTTACCTTTTTTTTAGTGGTCATTAGTGTTACCTGTTGATAtgcttcatccatcttgtttccGTCCCTGCAGTTCTTTGGCGCCGTGGTGATGGTGGCATACGGCGTCAGtgcttttttctcctatttggATTGGAAGGGAGATGGAGGAAACGCCGCCACCAGTACAGTGCCCACCTAAGAGTCAATGAAAAGCCTCACAAAGACTATAAAGCAAGATTCTATTCATGGTTTAAGCAATCAGCAAGAAGTCACATGATTGTTGTTGCCCAAGGATCGCAGATTACACTCCACATTCTTGCCATAGACCAAAGCTGTTCTTCCTTTGCTCAAAACCAACATGCTGCCTTTCATCAGTACCTGTCTAATACGGCTTcaaaattcactttttttttctcagctcaAATTTGCTATGAGACACAACACctgtaaatatatattttaaatgcgAAAACGGCACTTACATCCTTTTTTAAACTTGGTGAGCACTGGTGCTCAGTTATGCatatgtacaaaataaacagcAATGTTAGCTAAAAGGCTGTTTATTAGAAAATGTCAGTATTTCATCATGGACAAATAAACTACACAAAACACTATTTACATGTTTAAAAATCACTTTCACAACACAACATTCAATCCTAAGAATAAATATTGCAAAAACATAAGGACTTCTTGAATTGTCACAAACTtaaaatttatatatatgtacatagaTATTTCTTTTAGTCTCTGCATGTCTCGTATTTACTCAACAAAAAACCTTGAGGATTAGTACCAGCAGTAATATTTATGACAAAAAACCCTTCTGGTGTTTACGAATAAAGATGACCAATATCAGTGTATCATGCATTTTTCATATTAAATCGCGTTACAGGAATGAATAGAAAATGAGCTTTTAGGGCTGTTTTGTACGCAACTATACTTTTCAAGGGTCGACCTGTGGTAGCACATTGGTGCATTGTTTAGCACTGTTGCAATGATGACAAGCCTGTTTGTGGGTTTTATGTTCTTCTAGTGCTTGCGTGGGTTCTCCGACATCCTCCCAAGGTGCAACAACATGCGTTTGAGTTTCACGGAACATCGGCCATAGGTGTGAGCGGTTATCTGTTCCTATGTGTCAGACATGAGCTTCATGGGTGATCACAAGTTAGCATTACGATTGATCAACAATATGGCATACATCCTCTATCATGTGTGTTACTCCAACTGATTGGATCCAGATTGGCTGGAGGCTGCAGGGCTTAAAGGAGTGACTACAAGTCCTTGGCTCAGGTCCAGACTTCGTCCCTCCTTTTCCTAGAAAatactaaattacattaaaatgcACCCAGTACTAAAAATAGTCAATAAACGCAATCTTTACAAGCATCTGTTTGTACCGCAACTCACCACTTTGTACTGCAGAACCATCTCCTTGAAGGCCAGAAAGTCAATAAAGGACAGCAGGATGTCAACAATATCACCAGACACCTCATCTTTGTGCTGCCTATAGGTGGACAGGAGAGAGGGACATTGTGGGAATCAGTTTTCAACACTAGTGCCATCTAGTGACCAGTTGTGTTAATCAACAATGGAATATAGGAAAATACCGTGTCGAGTGgcagtttataaaaaaaaaaaaagggaactgGGGCTAAAGAAGTATTTTGAAAACGGAGGAAAAACTACATACCCAGTTGAGTACTACATTGTTTTCAGCCTCTGCACATGTTTTCAGCATTTATCAATGTGATATCAATGCTTACATGAGATGATCAATGAAGGTAGACATAATAAAACCAGGGATCCTCCTGATCAGCTGATGCTCCACATACTTCTCCAACTGTTCCACctaaacacaaaaaacaaatgggAACACATATTAAAGCAGTCATGCTATTAAAAGTGGTGGTTAAGACCGGTGAAACCCCCTAACTTCTGGTTCGGGCGGCACAGAAAtattgagagagaaaaaaacattgtaaCAGAGCAGCTCCAAATGCACGTTTATCAGCCCCAACAACCAACTAGTCACAGTTATGAATGATTAAAGAGTCTTCAATTAACGTAACATGTATATTTTGTGCGGTGTGGAAAGAAGAGAAAACCAACACACAAACagggacaaacaaacaaactcactAGAGGAGTGCAAAAGTTAAAATTGAAACACCGAAACTCAAAACTAAGGCGGAAATGCTAACTACCACTCACATATTCATTGAAAATGGTCATGTAGCTGAGCTTGTTCTCTTCGGTGCAGTCAAACTCTTTATAGTGTTTCTCCATGAAGTTCCGCTGGAGTAGCTGGAAATTCTCCtctaaagaaaagaaacaaaagttcATTCTCACAAAAAGCCTGTGCATCACGACTGAATAGGGAGAGCCATTTCCATTAAAATCTCACCCATAATGATGTCTTCTATGCAGCCAATAACAGAGTCGAATGCAGTGTCTGCAGATGAGGAACTGAGGGCAGAACAAAAGACATCGGTTCACATTCACAACACGGGAGACTGACATGTGCTTCTTGAATAATCGGAATAAAATCGATGTTCAACCAACCTAGAAATCGCAAAGGTTTCGTCCTCCATGTCAACCATGTCCACAATGTTGTCGCCGGAGCTCTGCACACCTGTGGCGGGGAAGAGGGTGTGAGGCGACGTTTGCTTTAAAATGTCAACCTCTTTAGTTCGTCAGAGCTGTGTATTACCTTAAAAGTTTAGCTCTAAACTCAACGCTAACGTCAGCTAGCCGGGCTAGCGTAGCTCCGGCTAGCTAAACACGCGAGTAAATGTATATAATAAATGTTAATATATATTTTGGGGTGATTCGGATTCGTACTTGTATCAAATTCAAGCGTAACCAAGTACATTTTCCCACTTACTTCGTCCCTGAATGTCCATGTTTTAGCGTTATTGTGGAGTCGTAAAATAGTGAAGGAGTGCAGTTACCAAGGAAACGACTACCTGGTGCTGCTTTAAATCATGTCTGACAGAATCAAGCGTGAGCAATGTTAGTTCCGCC
The window above is part of the Syngnathus typhle isolate RoL2023-S1 ecotype Sweden linkage group LG7, RoL_Styp_1.0, whole genome shotgun sequence genome. Proteins encoded here:
- the pllp gene encoding plasmolipin, producing MADFPSKVTTETGSQNAQQGGNSFSGLAANATARMDMSFIKSIPSALMMAQIVLGLLHWALIASSPYMWAPANGWVLFVAVTFWLLTSILFLMILFGAQRRLAAVPWPLVVMVYHGVATILYLTAFLANATSVQPFYHSYFFGHMAAAAFFGAVVMVAYGVSAFFSYLDWKGDGGNAATSTVPT
- the arl2bp gene encoding ADP-ribosylation factor-like protein 2-binding protein isoform X2; this translates as MDIQGRSVQSSGDNIVDMVDMEDETFAISSSSSADTAFDSVIGCIEDIIMEENFQLLQRNFMEKHYKEFDCTEENKLSYMTIFNEYVEQLEKYVEHQLIRRIPGFIMSTFIDHLMQHKDEVSGDIVDILLSFIDFLAFKEMVLQYKVEKEGRSLDLSQGLVVTPLSPAASSQSGSNQLE
- the arl2bp gene encoding ADP-ribosylation factor-like protein 2-binding protein isoform X1; translation: MDIQGRSVQSSGDNIVDMVDMEDETFAISSSSSADTAFDSVIGCIEDIIMEENFQLLQRNFMEKHYKEFDCTEENKLSYMTIFNEYVEQLEKYVEHQLIRRIPGFIMSTFIDHLMQHKDEVSGDIVDILLSFIDFLAFKEMVLQYKVYFLGKGGTKSGPEPRTCSHSFKPCSLQPIWIQSVGVTHMIEDVCHIVDQS